The Accipiter gentilis chromosome 34, bAccGen1.1, whole genome shotgun sequence genome has a segment encoding these proteins:
- the TBK1 gene encoding serine/threonine-protein kinase TBK1 — MQSTSNYLWLLSDILGQGATANVFRGRHKKTGDLYAVKVFNSISFLRPVDVQMREFEVLKKLNHKNIVKLFAIEEETTTRHKVLVMEFCPCGSLYTVLEEPSNAFGLPESEFLIVLRDVVAGMNHLRENGIVHRDIKPGNIMRVIGEDGQSVYKLTDFGAARELEDDEQFVSLYGTEEYLHPDMYERAVLRKEHQKKYGATVDLWSIGVTFYHAATGSLPFRPFEGPRRNKEVMYKIITGKPSGAISGIQKAENGPIEWSWEMPVSCSLSKGLQVLLTPVLANILEADQEKCWGFDQFFAETSDVLHRIIIHIFSLQQMTLHKVYIHSYNTAAIFHELVYKQTKIPSQSQELVYEGRRLILEAGRLAQHFPRTTEENPIFVVSREAVNIVGLIYEEVLLPKVHQRYDLDGDASMAKAVTGIVCYACRVASSLLLYQELMRKGIRWLIEIIKDDYNEMVHKKTEVVIRLDFCSRNIEKAEKIYENLMQINLEASEVDEISEIHTKLLRLSSSQGTIETSLQDIKTKLSPGGLLADTWANQEGMHPKDRNPERLQALLCSITDIYYQFKKDKAERRLPYNEEQIHKFDKQKLYLHATKAIALFKDECVSKYDTFLDKAEDWTRKMLHTRKQLLALTNQCFDIEEEVSKYQDYINELQDALPQKMFAASSGMKHTMNTVYPSSNTLVEMTLGMKKLKEEMEGVVKELAENNHILERFGALTMDGGLRNVDCI, encoded by the exons ATGCAGAGCACTTCGAATTACCTCTGGCTGTTGTCTGACATTCTAGGGCAGGGAGCTACTGCAAATGTTTTCCGGGGACGACATAAG aaAACTGGGGATTTATATGCTGTCAAAGTATTTAACAGTATAAGTTTCCTTCGTCCTGTGGATGTTCAGATGCGAGAGTTTGAAGTATTGAAGAAACTAAATCATAAGAACATTGTCAAATTGTTTGCCATCGAAGAAGAG acaacAACTAGACACAAAGTACTAGTTATGGAATTTTGTCCATGTGGGAGTTTGTATACAGTTTTAGAGGAGCCGTCTAATGCCTTTGGTTTGCCAGAGTCTGAGTTCCTAATTGTGTTGAGAGATGTGG tggCTGGGATGAATCATCTCCGGGAGAATGGAATAGTGCACCGTGACATCAAACCAGGCAATATAATGCGTGTTATAGGTGAAGATGGTCAGTCTGTTTACAAACTTACAGACTTCGGTGCTGCAAGAGAACTTGAAGATGATGAACAATTTGTTTCTCTCTATGGCACAGAAGAGTATTTA catccTGATATGTATGAGCGAGCAGTTTTGAGGAAAGAACATCAGAAAAAGTACGGAGCAACAGTTGATCTATGGAGCATAGGGGTGACCTTTTACCATGCTGCAACAGGGAGTTTGCCTTTCCGACCTTTTGAAGGACCTCGTAGAAACAAGGAAGTGAT GTATAAAATAATCACTGGAAAGCCTTCTGGTGCTATTTCTGgaatacagaaagcagaaaatggacCAATTGAATGGAGTTGGGAGATGCCTGTTTCTTGTAGTCTTTCAAA GGGTCTGCAAGTACTGCTCACACCTGTCCTTGCAAATATTCTTGAAGCAGACCAGGAAAAGTGCTGGGGGTTTGACCAGTTCTTTGCAGAGACAAGTGACGTACTGCACCGAATAATAATCCACATCTTTTCACTACAGCAGATGACCTTGCACAAAGTTTATATTCACAGTTATAATAC AGCTGCTATATTTCATGAGTTGGTctacaaacagacaaaaataccATCTCAGAGTCAAGAACTGGTATATGAAGGTCGGCGTTTAATACTAGAGGCTGGCAGATTGGCACAGCACTTCCCCAGAACAACTGAGGAGAATCCTATCTTTGTAGTAAGCAGGGAAGCTGTGAACATTGTTGGATTAATCTATGAAGAAG ttttgcttcctAAAGTACATCAACGTTATGATTTGGATGGGGATGCCAGTATGGCTAAA GCAGTGACGGGTATTGTATGTTATGCTTGTAGAGTTGCCAGTTCTTTGCTACTTTACCAGGAGCTGATGCGAAAAGGAATACGATGGCTGAT tgaaataatcaAGGATGATTACAATGAAATGGTTCATAAAAAGACAGAGGTGGTCATCAGACTggatttctgcagcagaaacattGAGAAAGCTGAGAAAAT ATATGAGAATTTGATGCAGATCAACTTGGAAGCATCAGAAGTGGATGAAATTTCAGAGATACACACAAAACTGTTGCGT CTCTCCAGCTCTCAGGGCACGATAGAAACTAGTCTTCAAGATATCAAAACCAAACTTTCTCCTGGTGGCTTACTGGCTGACACCTGGGCAAATCAGGAAGGCATGCATCCGAAAGACAGAAA TCCAGAAAGGCTGCAGGCGCTGCTATGTTCCATCACAGATATTTATTATCAGTtcaaaaaagacaaagcagaacGAA GGCTTCCTTATAATGAAGAACAAATTCACAAGTTTGACAA GCAGAAGCTGTATTTGCATGCTACAAAAGCCATAGCTTTATTCAAAGATGAATGTGTCAGCAAGTATGATACATTTTTGGACAAGGCTGAGGACTGGACAAG gaaaatgcTTCACACAAGGAAGCAGTTACTGGCTCTCACCAACCAGTGTTTTGATATTGAAGAGGAGGTATCTAAATACCAGGATTATATAAATGAG TTACAGGATGCTCTGCCACAGAAAATGTTTGCAGCTTCCAGTGGGATGAAACATACAATGAATACAGTCTATCCAAGCTCAAACACATTAGTGGAAATGACTCTTGG TATGAAGAAACTAAAGGAGGAAATGGAAGGAGTTGTTAAAGAGCTGGCTGAGAACAATCACATTTTGGAAAG atttgGTGCTTTGACTATGGATGGTGGCCTACGGAATGTGGACTGTATCTAG